Proteins from a single region of Desulfolutivibrio sulfoxidireducens:
- the pbpC gene encoding penicillin-binding protein 1C, which translates to MNRTRPRPARGLLLLAALAVLAPIAAFFILDAVFPFPENRLSPAPSTVVFDRNGRPLRFYLAPDHAWRFPVTLAETAPVLTTTLMASEDRYFRLHPGINPLALARAALGNLLAGRVTSGGSTITMQVARLIEPKPRTLWAKIVEMFRAAQIETRHTKDEILAAYLNLAPFGGNIVGVGAAAYFYFGKPPDRLSLGEAALLTALPRAPSRFDPARDPGAATRARDMVLDQLAGRGAIGPKDAAEAKAVPVPAHLVDPPFLAPHICDLARARRPGQARLRTTLDPFAQKAAEEILKGRMERLRALGIGSAATVILDRKTRDVLAMVGSPYFFDAARSGQINGAVIRRSPGSALKPFLYAKAMDAGLIVPESPLLDIPTAFAGYSPKNYDGLFRGRVTAEKALITSLNVPAVRLLDAVGQQDFHALLVRGGLTTLDKPASHYGLSLILGGGEVTLLSLAGLYATLADGGEHVAPRLFPDSPTTGIRLFSPEACALVTEILAQVERPDLPGGFERVLGVPAVAWKTGTSYGHRDAWAFGFSAEHVIGVWVGNMDATPVKGISGTVHAGPILFELFRAVETAGSRLPDPGPLNIAEVEVCAESHCLPGPFCDRRITVKTIPGKTRLAPCPIHKQIHVDVKTGLRLAGGCLERHDSRPEIVTEYPAELCAWWRSAGIAFASPPPPHPDCAEVAGGEPPRIVSPSASAPYTLRRDVPASFQRLSLSANVAAPATKVYWYQDGLLVAHGPAADRLFVDLSPGRHRLVAMDDLGRMDAVTYFVE; encoded by the coding sequence GTGAACCGAACCCGGCCGCGACCGGCCCGCGGACTCCTCCTGCTGGCCGCCCTGGCGGTGCTTGCCCCGATTGCGGCCTTTTTCATCCTCGACGCCGTCTTTCCCTTTCCCGAAAACCGCCTGTCTCCCGCGCCGTCCACCGTGGTCTTCGACCGAAACGGCCGGCCCCTGCGTTTCTACCTGGCCCCGGACCATGCCTGGCGCTTCCCGGTCACCCTGGCCGAGACCGCCCCGGTCCTGACGACAACCCTGATGGCCTCGGAAGATCGCTATTTCAGGCTGCACCCCGGAATCAATCCCCTGGCCCTGGCCCGGGCCGCCCTGGGCAACCTCCTGGCCGGCCGGGTGACCAGCGGCGGTTCGACCATCACCATGCAGGTGGCCCGCCTGATCGAGCCCAAGCCCCGCACCCTGTGGGCCAAAATCGTGGAAATGTTCCGGGCCGCGCAGATCGAAACCCGCCACACCAAGGACGAGATCCTGGCCGCCTACCTGAACCTGGCCCCCTTCGGCGGCAACATCGTGGGCGTGGGCGCGGCCGCGTATTTCTATTTCGGCAAGCCCCCGGACCGGCTGTCCCTGGGCGAGGCCGCCCTGCTGACCGCCCTGCCCCGGGCGCCCTCCCGGTTCGATCCGGCCCGCGATCCCGGCGCGGCCACACGAGCCCGGGACATGGTCCTGGACCAGCTCGCCGGGCGCGGAGCCATAGGCCCAAAGGACGCGGCCGAGGCCAAGGCCGTGCCCGTCCCCGCGCACCTCGTCGATCCGCCCTTTCTGGCTCCGCACATCTGCGACCTGGCCAGAGCCCGGCGTCCGGGCCAGGCCCGCCTGCGCACCACCCTGGACCCCTTCGCCCAGAAGGCCGCCGAGGAAATCCTCAAGGGCCGCATGGAGCGTCTGCGCGCCCTGGGCATCGGCAGCGCCGCCACGGTCATCCTGGACAGAAAAACCCGGGACGTCCTGGCCATGGTCGGCTCCCCGTATTTTTTCGACGCGGCCCGAAGCGGCCAGATAAACGGCGCGGTCATCCGCCGCTCCCCGGGATCGGCGCTCAAGCCCTTTCTCTACGCCAAGGCCATGGACGCCGGGCTGATCGTCCCCGAAAGCCCGCTCCTGGACATCCCCACAGCCTTTGCCGGCTATTCCCCGAAAAACTACGACGGCCTGTTCCGGGGCCGGGTCACGGCCGAAAAGGCGCTCATCACCTCGCTCAACGTCCCGGCCGTGCGCCTTCTGGACGCGGTCGGACAGCAGGACTTCCACGCCCTGCTCGTGCGCGGCGGCCTGACCACCCTGGACAAACCCGCCTCCCACTACGGGCTGTCCCTGATCCTTGGCGGCGGCGAGGTCACGCTGCTGTCTTTGGCCGGGCTCTACGCCACCCTGGCCGACGGCGGCGAGCACGTGGCCCCGCGCCTTTTTCCCGACTCCCCGACCACCGGCATCCGCCTGTTCTCCCCCGAGGCCTGCGCCCTGGTCACGGAGATCCTGGCCCAGGTGGAACGCCCGGACCTGCCCGGAGGCTTCGAGCGGGTCCTGGGCGTCCCGGCCGTGGCCTGGAAGACCGGCACCTCCTACGGCCATCGGGACGCCTGGGCTTTCGGCTTCTCCGCCGAACACGTCATCGGGGTGTGGGTGGGCAACATGGACGCCACCCCGGTCAAGGGCATCTCCGGCACGGTGCATGCCGGCCCCATCCTCTTCGAACTCTTCCGGGCCGTGGAAACCGCCGGCTCGCGTCTGCCCGACCCAGGCCCCCTGAACATCGCCGAGGTGGAGGTGTGCGCCGAGAGCCACTGCCTGCCCGGCCCCTTCTGCGACCGGCGCATCACCGTCAAGACCATCCCCGGCAAGACCCGCCTTGCCCCCTGCCCCATCCACAAACAGATCCACGTGGACGTGAAGACTGGCCTGCGCCTGGCCGGAGGCTGCCTGGAGCGCCATGACTCCCGGCCCGAGATCGTCACCGAATATCCGGCCGAACTGTGCGCCTGGTGGCGCTCGGCGGGCATCGCCTTCGCCTCCCCGCCGCCGCCGCACCCCGACTGCGCCGAGGTGGCCGGGGGCGAGCCGCCGCGCATCGTCTCCCCCAGCGCCAGCGCCCCCTACACCCTGCGCCGGGACGTGCCGGCGTCCTTCCAGCGGCTGTCCCTGTCGGCCAATGTGGCCGCGCCGGCCACGAAAGTGTACTGGTACCAGGACGGCCTTCTGGTGGCCCACGGACCGGCGGCGGACCGGCTCTTTGTGGACCTCTCGCCCGGCCGGCATCGCCTGGTGGCCATGGACGACCTGGGACGCATGGACGCGGTGACGTATTTTGTGGAATGA
- a CDS encoding MTH1187 family thiamine-binding protein: protein MSVMAELSIFPMDKGESVSPYVARAVDVIKNSGLPYVFGPMATSIEGETFEEVMAVVAACYHALLPDCGRIHVALRLDCRKGATGRLAGKVRSVMDKVRT from the coding sequence ATGAGCGTCATGGCGGAACTGTCGATCTTTCCCATGGACAAGGGCGAATCCGTGAGCCCCTATGTGGCCCGGGCCGTGGACGTGATAAAGAACAGCGGCCTGCCCTACGTGTTCGGCCCCATGGCCACCAGCATCGAGGGTGAGACCTTCGAGGAGGTCATGGCCGTGGTCGCGGCCTGCTACCACGCCCTTTTGCCGGACTGCGGCCGCATCCACGTGGCCCTGCGCCTGGACTGCCGCAAGGGCGCAACCGGCCGGCTGGCCGGCAAGGTGCGTTCGGTCATGGACAAGGTCCGGACGTGA
- a CDS encoding N-acetylmuramoyl-L-alanine amidase family protein gives MIRSMRPRRLFAVLFLAVLAWGLPAVSRSGPLADAVVAVDVGHGHKRPGATSARGVPEYRFNLDMARLVVEELHRAGLPKAFLLDPTGADIPPAGRARRANRDKAAVLVSIHHDSVQPQYLEDWIVEGRRGRYCDRFAGYSLFFSAKNPKAGPSLDMAKAIGERLRDAGFTPTAHHAEPIRGENREMVDPQRGVYRYDGLAVLGRAAMPAVLVECGVIVNRDEETVLTDPDRRVRQARAIAQGVAAFLERAVKKTARSTASPRTLSFEPTKM, from the coding sequence GTGATCCGGAGCATGCGGCCAAGGCGTCTTTTCGCCGTCCTTTTTCTGGCGGTTCTGGCCTGGGGCCTGCCGGCGGTTTCGAGGTCCGGACCGCTCGCGGACGCGGTCGTGGCCGTGGACGTGGGGCACGGCCACAAGCGCCCCGGGGCCACAAGCGCCCGGGGCGTACCGGAATACCGCTTCAACCTGGACATGGCCCGGCTGGTGGTCGAGGAGCTGCACCGGGCGGGGCTGCCCAAGGCCTTTCTCCTGGACCCGACCGGGGCCGACATCCCCCCGGCCGGCCGCGCCCGGCGCGCCAACCGGGACAAGGCCGCCGTGCTTGTGTCCATCCACCACGACTCGGTGCAGCCCCAGTATCTCGAGGACTGGATCGTCGAGGGCCGCCGGGGCCGATACTGCGACCGCTTCGCCGGCTACAGCCTGTTTTTTTCCGCGAAAAACCCCAAGGCCGGACCGAGCCTGGATATGGCCAAGGCCATCGGCGAAAGACTGCGCGACGCTGGGTTCACACCCACCGCGCACCACGCCGAGCCCATCCGGGGCGAGAACCGGGAGATGGTCGATCCCCAGCGCGGGGTCTACCGCTACGACGGCCTGGCCGTGCTCGGTCGGGCGGCCATGCCCGCCGTGCTCGTGGAATGCGGGGTCATCGTCAACCGCGACGAGGAAACCGTCCTGACCGACCCGGACAGGCGCGTCCGCCAGGCCCGGGCCATCGCCCAGGGCGTGGCCGCGTTTCTTGAGCGCGCTGTGAAAAAAACCGCCCGATCCACCGCGTCCCCCCGGACACTTTCGTTTGAGCCTACAAAAATGTAG
- the modB gene encoding molybdate ABC transporter permease subunit: MLDAAALAPLVLTLKVALTATMAALCLGVGLAQAVGKYRFPGRDWLDAIFTLPLVLPPTVLGYYLIVVIGRRGVLGAWLQDTFGITLMFTWEGAVLAAAVVAFPLVYRSARSALDGVDPNIENAARTMGASEIRIFLRITLPLAFRGILSGTMLAFARAMGEFGATLMVAGNIPGKTQTLSLAVYTAVQAGNDALANRLVLLVSAVCVIILVVAGKLLKPKI; this comes from the coding sequence ATGCTTGACGCCGCCGCCCTCGCCCCCCTGGTTCTCACCCTCAAGGTGGCCCTTACGGCCACCATGGCGGCCCTGTGTCTGGGCGTGGGACTGGCCCAGGCTGTGGGAAAATACCGCTTCCCCGGCCGCGACTGGCTGGACGCGATCTTCACCCTGCCCCTGGTCCTGCCTCCAACCGTGCTCGGCTACTACCTGATCGTGGTCATCGGCCGGCGCGGCGTCCTCGGCGCGTGGCTCCAGGACACCTTCGGCATCACACTCATGTTCACCTGGGAAGGCGCGGTCCTGGCCGCCGCCGTGGTGGCCTTCCCCCTGGTCTACCGCTCGGCCCGCTCGGCGCTTGACGGCGTGGACCCCAACATCGAAAACGCCGCGCGGACCATGGGCGCCTCGGAAATCCGCATCTTCCTGAGAATCACCCTGCCCCTGGCCTTCCGGGGCATCCTCTCCGGAACCATGCTGGCCTTCGCCCGGGCCATGGGCGAATTCGGAGCCACGCTCATGGTCGCCGGCAACATCCCGGGCAAGACCCAAACCCTGTCCCTGGCCGTGTACACCGCCGTCCAGGCCGGAAACGACGCCCTGGCCAACCGGCTGGTGCTGCTTGTCTCCGCCGTCTGCGTGATCATCCTGGTGGTCGCGGGAAAACTGCTCAAACCCAAAATCTGA